AGAGGCTCAACAGTCAAGAAATTTATCACTCTCTCAgtgtattttacttttatttatatgtttttaattgtaaaaatgttttgtttcttgatgtattaatttcttttttttatttaaagatgttGATATACATTCCATAACAACACTCTTTGACTGCATGTGTGTTGCAGGCATAACAACAAATGTTGATGATGAATATAGGTGGGCTGGTGTAGAGGATccaaaaataatgataacaacATCCAGAGATCCCAGCTCAAAACTCAAACAGTTTGCCAAGGTAAGGAGCCCTGGTTAAATATTTTAAGTTCTTCTTTTGAAGGTTTTATTCTAGagtaatgaaaacatttttttttttcaaaatagataTACAGTGATGGGCATTTTTCGAAAATGTGTGCAATGGAATTACACAAGTTTTTTTTGGTTCATTTTTTCTTCaatcagaaaacaaaaattgtgacAAAAGAAACTCTTTCTTCCTCATTTATGGATACAATCTGAAATAGGTTTTATTTGTTGAATCAGTGCtagttcataatttttttttattatttacattagTATATATTCAGTTATACCTAAATCCCATCCTATATACatagaattaaacaaaaacaatgttggCTCATTTTTTGAATGAAACaactatattataaaataagaatcagcttttttttaattgtcctGGAATTTTGAACTAGATTACAGTGCTATATTAGGATGAAATTCATGATCCTTTTGTTGGGTAAAGAAGAGTTCAATTTAATTTCAACTATGCTCAATAATCTATAattacagacctgcctaccgttacgcaaaatgcatatttgttacgcaaaatctcccaaaaatgacagtcggtacgcatttaacccgtcgcgttacgcatttcgtatgcttttttccccccctctcttgactagcttacgagcggttaTGGAGGTCACactaagccgtcctgttgagggggggggggtagaaaaggtgggggaacacattgtgtccagatctatatgttgattggttcttaaaagcaattagatttagtctagaaatgaagagcgcgagagtgagggagtggcgggttggtaccgccagttagctgatacaccaacgtgacttttttttttttgtgtaagtttattagtagaaattatgttgaatccctgattcccttattcatttgtatagaaaaaatattgaagtgctatcgattcaaaacacattgagtgacattgtagatatctagtctagattctagataacttgttatacaggaatagatctagttctacaaTCTCTAGATCcatttagttgtagtatgatttagattgactagatctagatcgataacatctactaccatctagtctagatctagactagattcttagtcttagtatagaatagatcaaggatgaaggtaggcctacgaaagtttggagtagacctacgtttgaagcggatccacggcatcggaaCACTCTtaagcccagatctagagtagattatattcattatatagacatagatccagatctagtctagatatcatctctattgtcgtattgatctagatttagattgtagatctaatcatgacatctagatctaatattatatatatatatattattaattaggACTGGGCTAAATTAGTCATAACTATTATTATGCtgtttgtaatataaaaaataaatagcctACAATATTTTTGACTCTTTTTATTATTgtcattcttttaaaaattgattgaaTAGTTAACTATTTTATAAAGTTAGTTGAAGCTaattagaatttctttctaCAGTGTCaaaattctttcccttgattGGAATTTGTCACTTTCAGACTGTTCAGTCTTGTAAACTTACCTGAGCTTGTCTGTATACATAAGCCTTTCAAGTATGCTGGACTATTGttgatgttattttattttgcaaggTTCTGAATACAAATGTTCAATTTTCATGGTTTCAGGAGATGAAGCTAATATTCCCCAACTCTCAAAGAATCAACAGAGGTAATTACAGGATAGAACAACTGATAGATGCCTGCAGGGCTAATGATATAACTGATGTGGTTGTCGTACAGGAGCATAGGGGTGTTCCTGGTAAGGCTTGCTACATGTAATGCATAattagctaattttttttttaaatattgctaCATCAACAAAAATATTGACCAGATCCCTGTAAAAGCATTCAGAATCATTAATGAGTCTATTTAAGTTTCCCTTTGAGACTCTTTATGAAAGGATTATCTGACTAGGAAATTCACTTAAACTGTTTTCAATAAGGTAAGGTGACTTCCAAAACATTATCAAATTCCTGGTAAACATCCTGTTTTTACTGAACTTTAATCAAAGACCATATCATTTTACTACAGAGGTAGCACATCCTTTACAGATCAGCTAAAGAATGTTATTTCTaccatttttttcaattacagaTGGCCTAGTTATTTGCCATCTTCCATTTGGACCTACagcattttttaatttgaccAATGTGGTCATGAGACACGACATCCCAGATGTGGGGACCATGTCAGAAGCGTTTCCACATCTGATCTTTAGAAACTTTACTTCCAAGCTTGGCAGTCGCGTGAGAGATATATTGAAGTACTTGTTTCCTGTTCCCAAGGACGAATCTAGAAGGGTGATGACCTTTGCCAATGAGGATGATTATATATCTTATAGGTGTGTTTGATTTCTAGATTTGAAGGCCACATTGTTTTCTGTGATGTCTCATttaaaggaaacatttttactatttaactttatctaaacatttatttttaatatatagctAATTCTAATTAGTTTCATTATGGATTGTATGTTTAATACGCTATCAAAGGCTAACTTGTTGTTTCTTTCATTCAGGCATCATGTTTACAAATTTGAAGACAGagagttaattttaaaagaagttGGCCCTAGGTTTGAAATGAAAGGTTTGACTTATAGCTTAATTTCTTGATACATGATGTCAAAGTTGAGAACTAATTTAGAATGCTATTAAAAGTTCAgcttaaattttatattaattgttttaaaaaataaataagtattcAGTGCAAGCCCAGACATTGTCAACATCAGAATctgttgacttttttttgttctatttatcAAGTTAAAATATCTAGTTTAGTCAGTCTGTGACATTAAAATCGAAGCATAGATGTCTGTGAAAGCAAAAAATCCAAGTAAATACGGTATTTGATTTTGAGTGTTCAATGCAATACTGTTATAGTAAGTACTGTTCCTTTCAGActtttttgtaatcttgtaggTTTTTATACACATTTTGAAAGGAAAAGTAACTGgcataattttttattagaatTTAACATCTATGTATGCAAccatacatttaaaatttgcaTTTGCTATTATAATGTTAAGTGAAATTCATTTAAGCATTATTTCCTATGACTTCTGTATCATTACAAGGGCCATCATCAACGAAACCTAAGTTACAGGACTTGtgctttcaaatattttttcttcaaaattgcAAAGATGGTTGATCAAAACAATTCTTATATAAACTGATTAGATTAAAACTTTGTAACAGAATAGTAAGTTAGGCCATAGTCTTATTTAAGAACTTATTAAAGACAAGTTATTTAGGGTCTGCAAAAATTATTAAACCCTGGTTTAACCTTTGATTTTACATTGAAAACCATATATTCACAATCCTAAATAAATTCCCTTTATACATTATTTAGCTTCTAGCTATAACTTTTCAATTTTGTATCCCCAGTCTATAAGATTGTCCGAGGAACAGTAGACAAGTTAGACACAGCAGACACAGAGTGGGTGCACCGGCCATACATGAACACAAGTCGCAAGAGAAAATTTTTGTCTGATGACTTGTAGAATatgaacatctttttttttaactgccaCAGCATTGACTGATCCATGTTAGTCATTTCAACATTAGTTTGTATATAGACTAAAGAAAGTGTGACTGGTAAAGCTTAACTTGACATGTACATACTGAAGAAATGTAAGAAATCAATAAAGTCTTGAATTGTGTTACACTGATCACACATTTCTGGAAGGATTTCTATTTTTGTATTCAAATTCACATTTAGACTGTTTTACTCATGTAATTTCTCCAActctcttctttaaaaaaaaaaagctttaatctGCAACTCTCTTTACTTAACTCATCATTTTGCTTTTACTCAACTGTTACTTGTGTGTACAAATATGATTGACATAGAATTGCATTTGAGCACAtaagtatgtatatatttatatatcttttaactcttaaagtgctgagcaaaatggaattacaattctgatgtttagagtcTAAAGTGCCTctcgcgttttaagggttaaataacaaaaaaaaaatgacatcctACACATTCCCATATGTTAATCTAGTGCATCTTAATTAGAGAATTAAACTGAGTAAAGTCTGGTTTTCCCATTCCATCCAAACATTGCACTAGGAAAGAAAAAGGAGGAGGAGAACTTGTATGAATGTCTCTTTTGTTTGCAGCATATAAAGATGAGCACTTCTGGAACAAGATAATGGGAGTCCAAAGTTTATATTTCTCTATTAAAAGTTGTGTCCTGCAATTTGAATGTCAAGGAATgacacacaaaaacatgtaaTTCAGAAACGTTAATTATTTAATGTGTTCAAAGCACCTAAATGTTTTGAACAAATTACTCTGTATTCGTTAGAGGAAAACTTTGACACCATGAGACAGTTCTACCCATGGAACCTTTAAAacatatctataatatataattctcttcttccttcAAGAGTTTGGAtgagaagtaaaggaaagatcactctcttatttctgcggatagtccacaaaaaaacaagagtagtattcacactacggatgactGACTGCGCGCTTGATTGtcatttaaatttatcaaaccctgccagctcccatccccctttgtcctgcgggacgtttggactaggaactaatctaagtaatctatatatatatgtaaatagcagggccggacttaaccattgtgtgGCCTATGCgaggccaagtttgggtagggaagcgaaTAATAAGTGacatttaagagtttgtattagaaaataaatttgtctatgcattttattcattatttactatgtacataattactttacgagccttgtgtgtagcaaagtcatacagtatatcataatatttCTGTTTCatacatagatcccgctcaatagcaagaattaccagatgtttcaatctatctttgagaattgttgacctcaagtaattcttca
This genomic stretch from Biomphalaria glabrata chromosome 4, xgBioGlab47.1, whole genome shotgun sequence harbors:
- the LOC106055758 gene encoding U3 small nucleolar ribonucleoprotein protein IMP4-like — protein: MIRRQARLRREYIYRKTIEEREKSIQEKKQRLKNAVEENKSIPTDLREDAIMLHKTLNWEDEGADGITTNVDDEYRWAGVEDPKIMITTSRDPSSKLKQFAKEMKLIFPNSQRINRGNYRIEQLIDACRANDITDVVVVQEHRGVPDGLVICHLPFGPTAFFNLTNVVMRHDIPDVGTMSEAFPHLIFRNFTSKLGSRVRDILKYLFPVPKDESRRVMTFANEDDYISYRHHVYKFEDRELILKEVGPRFEMKVYKIVRGTVDKLDTADTEWVHRPYMNTSRKRKFLSDDL